Below is a genomic region from Augochlora pura isolate Apur16 unplaced genomic scaffold, APUR_v2.2.1 APUR_unplaced_4014, whole genome shotgun sequence.
cTTCTctcataaaatttattgatacgGCGGTCAATAACGTACGGGCTTTGCAAAAAATCCTAGATCCGCCGGACTTGTGTGAGGCTATCATTAATGGGGTTATTTCTAGGAAATTGGACAGCCTCTCCCTGGATGAATGGGAGAAGCGTGTCATGGATTCGCCCACCATGCCTACGTTCCGCGATTTGTCTAAATTCTTGGAGCAACGGGCTCAATATCTAACGCGTAAAAATTCCGATGGGCCGTCCGAAGGCCATTCACTAGTGGAATCTCAGAAACCGATGAAACCGCgggaaaaaaatacaataaatcataTCTCGTGGCGTCCCATGTCGCAAACAAAGAAAGTAGCAAATGTATCATATGCGGTGACGAGCACATGCGCCAATATTGTTGTATATTCCTGGCCATGTCTTTCTCTGAAAGGCATGAAAcggtgaaacgcgcgcgaatgTGTTTTAATTGTCTCCGACCAGGGCATAGTGTTAAGGCGTGCAACAGTTCCAAATGTagaaaatgcggtaaaatgcatCACACCTTGTTGCACAAGGAGATCGCATCCCCCCGCTTAGTCGTTGAGCAGAATTCGAATGATCTCGAA
It encodes:
- the LOC144477810 gene encoding uncharacterized protein LOC144477810 → MDKFIYLVSALSGPAAQIIESYSVSEANYKLAWERLKERFDDPKNLISHHVSTILDLEPAKKKNGTSLIKFIDTAVNNVRALQKILDPPDLCEAIINGVISRKLDSLSLDEWEKRVMDSPTMPTFRDLSKFLEQRAQYLTRKNSDGPSEGHSLVESQKPMKPREKNTINHISWRPMSQTKKVANVSYAVTSTCANIVVYSWPCLSLKGMKR